The genomic stretch TTGTTGAATCTCAGGTGGCCGGTTTTGATTGCCGAGTGACACTCAGGCGCTATTCCTACTCCGAGATATCCAGATTCAGCCGGCATTCCCCGGCGGCCATCCAGAGATACCTCATCACCTTCGGAAGGGTGGTCCTGCTTCTCCGCCGGGGATTTAAGGCCAGGGAGATCGCCT from Actinomycetota bacterium encodes the following:
- a CDS encoding DUF1670 domain-containing protein; the encoded protein is MAGFDCRVTLRRYSYSEISRFSRHSPAAIQRYLITFGRVVLLLRRGFKAREIAFLCGISERLAREYIELLEKNAEGYAERIEEIAELVSSRPASSDKKGAA